A region of the Curtobacterium flaccumfaciens pv. betae genome:
GTGACGCTGGCGGGCATGCTCGCGTTCCGCGGCGCGGCGCAGATCGTCCTGCAGAACCAGCAGATCTCGCCGTTCCCCGCCGGCTTCCGCTCGCTCGGCTCCGGCTTCCTGCCGTCCTTCGGCACCACCGGGTACGAGCCGCTCACGATGATCCTCGGCTTCGCCGCCGCGGCCGTCATGGTGATCGCCGCGTTCCGCGGTCGCATCACGCGTCGCAAGTACCAGCTCGAGAGCGAGCCGTTCGCCTGGTTCATCGTGAAGACGGCGTTCGGCGCCGTGCTCGTGATCTACGTGGCGCTCCTGCTCGCCAGCTACAACGGCACCCCGATCGTCCTCGTCGTGCTCGGTGCCCTCGTGGTGATCTACTCGGTCGTCATGCGGAGCGCGGTGTTCGGCCGCCACATCTACGCGATCGGTGGCAACGCCCTGGCCGCGCAGCTTTCGGGTGTGAAGACGAAGCGCGTCACGTTCCTGCTCTTCGTCAACATGGGTGTCATCTCGGCCCTGGCGGGCGTGGTCTTCACCGGCCAGCTCAACCTGGCGGCACCGGGCGCCGGCAACGGCTTCGAGCTCGACGCCATCGCCGCCGTCTTCATCGGTGGCGCGGCCGTCACCGGCGGCATCGGCACCGTGCCGGGTGCCATCGTCGGTGGTCTGATCATCGGCCTGCTGAACAACGGCATGTCGATCCTCGGTGTCGGCACCGAGTTCCAGTCCCTGATCAAGGGTCTGGTGCTGCTCGCCGCCGTCGCGTTCGACGTGTTCAACAAGCGCCGGGCGGCGTCCGCGCGCAAGTAGCGGTTTCGCGCGTGCGCGCGTGCACGTTCGCGCGTTCGCTTGGTGAGCAGAAACGGTCGGGTCCTCGATGGGGACCCGACCGTTTCTGCTCACGATCGCAACAGGACGGCCCAACCCCCGGCCGGGAGGCGCAGGGTCCCGTCCCCGAGATCGGCCCCGCCCGCCTCGACCTGCGTCGCGTCGGCCACGGGCACCTCGACGGGATCGTCCGACAGGTTCAGGGCGGTCACCACGGCGGCGTCCGCCGTCGCGGTCCGCAGCACCACGGCGGTGTTGGTCAGGTGCACGACGTCGGTGTGCGCGCGGTGCAGCCACGGGTTCCGGCGACGCAGGGCGATGAGCGCCTCGTACGCGTGGGTCAGGTCCGTCGGCTCCGGCACCTCGGCCGGGAACTCCGGGCGGACCGCGTCGTCACCGCCCTCGCGTTCCTCCTTCACCCCGGTCCAGCCGTACTCGTCGCCCGCGTAGACCACCGGGGTCCCCGCCACCGTGAACAGCACCGCGGCGGCGTGCCCGGCGAACCGCTCCCCCACCGCGCTCACGATCCGGGTGACGTCGTGGTTGCCGACGAACGTCGTCGGGGCGAATGTGGCCAGCAGCGCGTCGTGCCGCTCGATCGCGTGCGCGAGCTCGTGGCCGTTGCGGTCCGCGATGCCGTGCCAGATCCCCTGCCACAGCTCGTACTGGGTCAGCGAGTCCATCGTCGAGTCGCGCGCGATCGCCGCCGCGTCGCCGTGGATCACCTCGCCGCTGAACCAGGCGTCCGGGAACCGCTCCCGCACCCGTGGCAGCACCCGTGCCCAGAACGCCGGTGGCACCGCGTACGCCGCGTCGAGCCGCCAGCCGTCCACCCCGCGGTCCAGCCAATGCGTCATGACCTGCACCACGAGGTCCTCGGTGGCGCGGCTGTCGTGGTCGAGCGCGACGAGGATGTCGTGGCCCTCGAACAGCCCGACGGGCACGGACTCCCCCGGCTGCCACCCGGACCAGTCGATGGCGAACAGGTCGGCGGTCGGCGCCTCCGGGCCGTGGTCGGACAACGCGCGGAAGGCCGGGTGCTCACGGCCGACGTGGTTGAACACCCCGTCCAGCAGCACCCGCACGCCCCGCTCGTGCGCCGCGGCGACCAGGGCGTCGAAGTCGGCGTCGTCGCCCAGGCGCGGGTCGATGCGGAAGTGGTCGACCGTGTCGTACCCGTGGGTCGAGCTCGCGAACACCGGGCCGAGCAACAGCCCGTTCAGGCCGAGGTCGACGACGTGGTCGAGCCACGCGGTCAGGCGGTCGAGGCGGTGTTCGAGCGGACGCTCCCCCACCGGTGCCGTCGGACGGACCTCGGCGCCGACGAAGCCGAGCGGGTAGACGTGCCACCACATCACGTGCTGGACCCAGGCCGGCTCGGACGGACGGGCGGGGACGGTGTCGGGGTTCACCGCTCCGATGCTGCCAGGCGCACCTGGACCGTGTGCGTGGTCGCTGTGCACCGCCCTGCCGGGCAGGACGAGGATGGGGCCATGGGACGGGCGATCAGGACGGAAGCCGATGCGTCGGCGTCGGAGTCGGCACACGTCGAGCGCACCTGCGCCTCGTGCGGACGACGGATGCCGTCGTCGGCGGCGCCGGAGGCGAAGTGGTGTTCCGGAGCCTGCCGTCGACACGGTCTCGACGACACCGACCGGGCTCTGGAGCAGCGCATCGACGAACTGCTCGCGGCACGGGCGCGGACCTCGAGCATCTGCCCGTCCGAGGTGGCACGTTCGCTGGACCCGGATGACTGGCGACCGCTGATGGAGCCCGCGCGTCGAGCCGCCCGCCGCATGGTCGCGCGCGGCGAGGTCGAGATCACCCAGGGCGGGTCCGTCGTCGACCCGTCGACCGCCAAGGGTCCGATCCGCATCCGCCGTCCGCGGTGATCCCGGGCGCCGTGCGCCCACCTCAGGTGCGCTCGTGGACCGTACGGATGAGCCGTTCGAGCGCGGTCACCAGCGCCCGTGTCTTCTCCTGGGTCACACGCGACGTCGAGTACTGGAAGTTCGTCTTCTCATCGGTCAGGCGCTTGAAGTGCAGGCCGGGTCGGGTGTCCGGTGCGCAGGCCGTGTCGAGCAGCCGTCGAGCGGCGGCGTGGTCGTCGCCGAGATGGTGGTGGCCGAGGATCGCACCGCAGATCGCGTCCGACGCCGCGATCCCGCCGAGCACAGCGTTCGCACCGGCGGCCTTCCAGTCCGCGTGGCTCGTCGACTCGACGTAGAGGAGCGCGACCTCGAGGTAGGACTCCGCTTCGTCTCGGCGCATCGCGACTGCGGCCCTGTCGACGGCGCGCACGCGGGAACCCATCAGATGTACGTCCTGATCTCCTCGCCGAAGACTGTTCGGGCTTCTTCTCGCCACGATCCGACGAGCGGGTCTCCCTCGGCCACGAACCGACGGAGATCAACGCGGGTCACGTCGAAGACCTGGCACTCGTTGCCGGTCCACCGCCGGACGAGGTCACCGAGGCGGACGACGACGTCCGTGTCGACGGCCTCCTCGAAGACGACGAGGAGGTCCAGGTCGGACGTCGGCGTCGCGGTGCCTCGGGCAACTGAACCGAAGATCGAGACCGAGAGGACCCCGGCCTGCGCCGACGCGACGTACGCGCCGATCCGACGTTCGAGTTCGTCGCCGGCTTCGAGTCCGAGTTCCACCGCCGGCCAGAGCAGGTGTTCCCGGTTGACCCGGTAAGCAGAGTGCTGCAGACCGCGCTCGACCTGCACGAGCCCTGCCGCCTCGAGCTTGTCGAGCGCTCGTTTGATGCCGGTGTGCTGCGGAGCGCCCGCGACCCGCGCAACCTGTCGTCCGGTCATGCCCGAATCGGTCCGGGCGAGGACGCGGAGCGCGTCGGCCTGTGTGGCTCCCAGCAGCGTGGCGAGTGGTTGTGCGAGTTGCATGTCGATTCCTCCGCGGGGAGTGTACCGCTCAACGGTACAAGTGGTGCGTTCCTGTGTACACAGGACAGGCGCCGGGACGCGGTGAGGGAACACGTGTCGCCCAACGTGGGTTGCATCGAGGGATGACTGCAACCGGATCGACCGAACCGACCCCTGCCCGCCGCGAAGCCCTGGTCGTCGGAGCCAGTGGCATCACCGGTTCCGCCCTGGTGCGCCACCTGCTCGACCTCGGCTGGGACGTGACGGCACTCTCCCGCCGACCGCTCGCCGAACAGGGCGTCCGGACCGTCGCGGCCGACCTGCGCGACCCGGAGAGCCTGACGGCCGCACTCGCCGACGAGCACCCGACCCACGTCTTCTTCACCGCCTGGCAGCGGCAGGACACCGAGGCGGAGAACATCCGCGTGAACGGCGGCATGGTCCGCGACCTGCTCGCGGCACTGTCGCACGCTCCGCTCGAGCACGTCGCCCTCGTCACCGGCCTGAAGCACTACCTCGGCCCGTTCGAGGCGTACGCCGCCGGCGAGATGCCCGACACCCCCTTCCACGAGGAGGAGCCGCGCCTCGACACCCCGAAC
Encoded here:
- the mmsB gene encoding multiple monosaccharide ABC transporter permease, whose protein sequence is MNALKSAVGYLTGQLRQIGLFIALIVIVIFFQVTTNGITLAPINVSNLIVQNSYILILAIGMVMVIIAGHIDLSVGSVVAFTGAMAGVMITQWNIPWPIAVVLCLVVGALVGAWQGFWIAYFGIPAFIVTLAGMLAFRGAAQIVLQNQQISPFPAGFRSLGSGFLPSFGTTGYEPLTMILGFAAAAVMVIAAFRGRITRRKYQLESEPFAWFIVKTAFGAVLVIYVALLLASYNGTPIVLVVLGALVVIYSVVMRSAVFGRHIYAIGGNALAAQLSGVKTKRVTFLLFVNMGVISALAGVVFTGQLNLAAPGAGNGFELDAIAAVFIGGAAVTGGIGTVPGAIVGGLIIGLLNNGMSILGVGTEFQSLIKGLVLLAAVAFDVFNKRRAASARK
- a CDS encoding alpha-amylase family glycosyl hydrolase codes for the protein MNPDTVPARPSEPAWVQHVMWWHVYPLGFVGAEVRPTAPVGERPLEHRLDRLTAWLDHVVDLGLNGLLLGPVFASSTHGYDTVDHFRIDPRLGDDADFDALVAAAHERGVRVLLDGVFNHVGREHPAFRALSDHGPEAPTADLFAIDWSGWQPGESVPVGLFEGHDILVALDHDSRATEDLVVQVMTHWLDRGVDGWRLDAAYAVPPAFWARVLPRVRERFPDAWFSGEVIHGDAAAIARDSTMDSLTQYELWQGIWHGIADRNGHELAHAIERHDALLATFAPTTFVGNHDVTRIVSAVGERFAGHAAAVLFTVAGTPVVYAGDEYGWTGVKEEREGGDDAVRPEFPAEVPEPTDLTHAYEALIALRRRNPWLHRAHTDVVHLTNTAVVLRTATADAAVVTALNLSDDPVEVPVADATQVEAGGADLGDGTLRLPAGGWAVLLRS
- a CDS encoding DUF3253 domain-containing protein, whose protein sequence is MGRAIRTEADASASESAHVERTCASCGRRMPSSAAPEAKWCSGACRRHGLDDTDRALEQRIDELLAARARTSSICPSEVARSLDPDDWRPLMEPARRAARRMVARGEVEITQGGSVVDPSTAKGPIRIRRPR
- a CDS encoding nucleotidyltransferase domain-containing protein, yielding MQLAQPLATLLGATQADALRVLARTDSGMTGRQVARVAGAPQHTGIKRALDKLEAAGLVQVERGLQHSAYRVNREHLLWPAVELGLEAGDELERRIGAYVASAQAGVLSVSIFGSVARGTATPTSDLDLLVVFEEAVDTDVVVRLGDLVRRWTGNECQVFDVTRVDLRRFVAEGDPLVGSWREEARTVFGEEIRTYI